A genomic region of Bradyrhizobium sp. ORS 278 contains the following coding sequences:
- a CDS encoding tetratricopeptide repeat protein yields MRQQPSIARLLASVALAALIAAGLGGCQTVSDVTGSLGSRAEPPPPATPQRAAEVYGERYRANPKDAATAVAYGQALRNNGQREQAVAVLEQATLANPGNKTVLAAYGRALADNGNFKLAFDVLSRAHSPDNPDWKLLSVQGTVLDQMARHEEARRYYESALKIVPGEPSVLSNLGLSYMLTRELPKAEETLRQAYGSQRADARVRQNLALVVGLQGRFAEAEQIARADLPPDEAAANVAYLKQMLQGQGQGQGQGKGKPRSAVPMAALSQPDE; encoded by the coding sequence ATGCGTCAGCAGCCTTCCATCGCCCGGCTCCTCGCCTCCGTGGCGCTCGCCGCTCTCATCGCCGCCGGCCTCGGCGGCTGCCAGACCGTGTCCGACGTGACGGGCTCGCTGGGCAGCCGCGCCGAGCCGCCGCCGCCGGCGACACCGCAGCGGGCGGCCGAGGTCTATGGCGAGCGCTACCGCGCCAACCCGAAGGATGCGGCGACCGCCGTCGCCTATGGACAGGCGCTGCGCAACAACGGCCAGCGCGAGCAGGCCGTCGCGGTGCTGGAGCAGGCGACGCTCGCCAATCCCGGCAACAAGACCGTACTCGCGGCTTACGGCCGGGCGCTTGCGGATAACGGAAATTTCAAGCTGGCCTTCGACGTGCTGTCGCGCGCCCACTCGCCCGACAACCCCGATTGGAAGCTGCTGTCGGTGCAGGGCACGGTGCTCGACCAGATGGCACGGCACGAGGAAGCGCGGCGCTACTACGAGAGCGCGCTCAAGATCGTGCCAGGCGAGCCGTCGGTGCTGTCCAATCTCGGCCTGTCCTACATGTTGACGCGGGAGTTGCCGAAGGCCGAGGAAACCCTCCGCCAGGCCTACGGCTCGCAGCGGGCGGATGCGCGGGTGCGCCAGAACCTCGCGCTCGTGGTCGGCCTGCAGGGCCGCTTCGCCGAGGCCGAGCAGATCGCCCGCGCCGACCTGCCGCCGGATGAAGCCGCCGCCAACGTCGCCTATCTGAAGCAGATGCTGCAGGGGCAGGGTCAAGGCCAGGGTCAAGGCAAGGGCAAGCCGCGGAGCGCGGTGCCGATGGCCGCACTCAGCCAGCCGGACGAGTGA
- a CDS encoding NlpC/P60 family protein → MADPRLTPARGDIAARYLEGQVTADRFVDGETLVVIDPIAPLRQQPHSGAELATQALKGERVMIYDRNGEGWAWGQLAADGYVGWLPEAALAPPAAAPTHRIIALRSFAFPGPSIKLPPAETLVMGSTIAVIREDASFVVTADGQYVPKPHVAPLDAAVPDFVATAEQFIGTPYLWGGKSSLGIDCSGLVQVSLQAAAIACPRDSDMQLAALGRTLADHESAQLRRGDLMFWKGHVAIVRDADTIVHANAFHMATQIERISEAIARIKASGSEILDIKRLG, encoded by the coding sequence ATGGCTGATCCACGCCTCACGCCGGCGCGCGGCGACATCGCGGCGAGGTATCTCGAAGGTCAGGTCACCGCCGATCGCTTCGTCGACGGCGAGACGCTGGTCGTGATCGATCCGATCGCGCCGCTGCGTCAGCAGCCGCACTCCGGCGCCGAGCTGGCGACGCAGGCGCTGAAGGGCGAGCGCGTCATGATCTACGACCGCAATGGCGAGGGCTGGGCATGGGGCCAGCTCGCGGCCGACGGCTATGTCGGCTGGCTGCCGGAGGCCGCGCTCGCGCCGCCCGCCGCGGCTCCGACACACCGGATCATCGCGCTGCGCAGCTTCGCCTTCCCCGGACCCTCGATCAAGCTGCCGCCGGCGGAGACGCTGGTGATGGGCTCGACGATCGCAGTCATCCGCGAGGATGCGAGCTTCGTCGTGACCGCTGACGGCCAGTACGTGCCGAAGCCGCACGTCGCGCCGCTCGATGCCGCCGTGCCCGACTTCGTCGCCACAGCCGAGCAATTCATCGGCACGCCCTATCTGTGGGGCGGCAAGAGCAGCCTGGGCATCGACTGCTCGGGCCTGGTGCAGGTGTCGCTGCAGGCCGCCGCCATCGCCTGCCCGCGCGACAGCGACATGCAGCTGGCGGCGCTCGGACGCACGCTTGCTGATCATGAGTCCGCGCAGCTCCGCCGCGGCGACCTGATGTTCTGGAAGGGCCACGTCGCCATCGTCAGGGATGCCGATACGATCGTGCACGCCAACGCGTTCCACATGGCCACGCAGATCGAGCGGATCAGCGAAGCCATCGCGCGGATCAAGGCGAGTGGCAGTGAAATCCTCGACATCAAGCGACTTGGCTGA
- a CDS encoding M17 family metallopeptidase, with protein MPSIFETSPASSAIPIAFVTKASWPGIKDGLSTEARNFAEANGYAAKPGSCLILPGADGRIAQVLFGIEDPEARHRDLFRPGTLPGLLPAGTYRFASAPHDARLAALAFALGSYRFGRYRKAETPDVRLVPPEGVDAAELDRLAEAATLARDLVNTPSNDMGPEELEAAAKQVADRFGARFTSIVGDDLLTQNFPLIHVVGRASTRAPRLIELTWGSADHPKVTLVGKGVCFDTGGLDLKPSSSMLLMKKDMGGAANVLALAQMVMDAKLKLQLRVLIPAVENSVAGNAFRPMDVFPSRKGPTVEIGNTDAEGRLILADALALADEDKPDLLIDMGTLTGAARVALGPELPPFYTNDETLAADVARCAASENDPLWRMPLWAPYDSWLDSKVATINNAPSGGFAGSITCALFLQRFVEPTTRWLHLDIFAWTPSAKPGRPEGGECQAARALYKLLSERYG; from the coding sequence ATGCCGTCGATTTTTGAGACGTCCCCCGCATCGTCAGCCATTCCGATTGCCTTCGTGACGAAGGCGAGCTGGCCTGGGATCAAGGACGGCCTGTCGACGGAAGCGCGCAACTTCGCCGAGGCGAATGGCTATGCCGCCAAGCCCGGCAGCTGCCTGATCCTGCCCGGCGCCGATGGCCGCATCGCGCAGGTGCTGTTCGGCATCGAGGATCCCGAGGCCAGGCACCGCGACCTGTTCCGGCCCGGCACCTTGCCCGGCCTGCTGCCCGCCGGCACCTACCGCTTCGCCAGCGCGCCGCATGATGCCAGGCTTGCGGCGCTCGCCTTCGCGCTCGGCAGCTACCGCTTCGGCCGCTACCGCAAGGCCGAGACGCCGGACGTCCGCCTCGTGCCGCCCGAGGGCGTCGACGCCGCGGAGCTCGATCGGCTGGCCGAGGCGGCGACTTTGGCGCGCGATCTCGTCAACACGCCGTCCAACGACATGGGCCCGGAGGAGCTCGAGGCGGCTGCGAAGCAGGTCGCCGACCGCTTCGGCGCCCGCTTCACCAGCATCGTCGGCGACGATCTGCTGACGCAGAACTTTCCTTTGATCCACGTCGTTGGCCGCGCCTCGACGCGCGCGCCGCGGCTGATCGAGCTCACATGGGGCAGCGCTGATCATCCCAAGGTGACGCTGGTCGGCAAGGGCGTGTGCTTCGACACCGGCGGGCTCGATCTCAAGCCGTCCAGCAGCATGCTCTTGATGAAAAAGGACATGGGCGGCGCCGCCAACGTGCTGGCGCTGGCCCAGATGGTGATGGACGCGAAGCTGAAGCTACAGCTGCGCGTGCTGATCCCGGCCGTCGAGAATTCAGTGGCCGGCAACGCCTTCCGCCCGATGGACGTGTTTCCCTCGCGCAAGGGCCCCACGGTCGAGATCGGCAACACCGATGCCGAGGGCCGGCTGATCCTCGCCGATGCGCTGGCGCTGGCCGACGAGGACAAGCCGGATCTCCTGATCGACATGGGCACGCTCACCGGCGCTGCGCGCGTCGCGCTCGGTCCCGAGCTGCCGCCGTTCTACACCAACGACGAGACGCTCGCCGCCGATGTCGCGCGTTGCGCGGCATCCGAGAACGACCCGCTGTGGCGGATGCCGTTATGGGCGCCGTATGACAGCTGGCTCGACTCGAAGGTCGCCACGATCAACAACGCGCCGTCGGGCGGCTTCGCCGGCTCGATCACCTGCGCGCTGTTCCTGCAGCGCTTCGTCGAGCCGACGACGCGCTGGCTGCATCTCGACATCTTCGCCTGGACGCCGTCGGCGAAACCCGGCCGCCCCGAAGGCGGCGAGTGCCAGGCGGCACGCGCGCTCTACAAGCTCCTGAGCGAGCGCTATGGCTGA